A single window of Methylacidimicrobium sp. AP8 DNA harbors:
- a CDS encoding energy transducer TonB: protein MILLQEEQKSQGVRLAKLSSLLGGGATPKTTQPAKTSPRKTTACLPYEEDPVERSERTAGWILSLVFHAALLLGAGISLTPKIKPAAAPTFPPATVDLVAAPEPMKQPPAPVEPQPSKPGDMAQAIVRKPQPKKAAAPPKPAPAVAAAPRPTRVAQPDYLRNPPPVYPETARQKKEQGIVYVWVKISPAGSVEMARVVRSSGFADLDQSALTAVEHWRFHPALAGVKPVESQAVVPVRFYLQ from the coding sequence ATGATCCTTCTCCAAGAAGAGCAGAAGAGCCAAGGCGTCCGGCTGGCGAAGCTTTCGAGTTTGCTGGGCGGCGGAGCGACCCCGAAAACGACCCAGCCAGCCAAGACCTCCCCTCGCAAAACCACGGCATGCCTTCCGTACGAGGAAGATCCCGTCGAACGGAGCGAGCGGACCGCAGGCTGGATTCTCTCCCTGGTTTTCCATGCGGCGCTGCTCCTGGGAGCGGGAATCAGCCTGACCCCCAAGATCAAGCCGGCGGCGGCCCCCACGTTCCCGCCGGCGACGGTGGATCTGGTGGCCGCTCCGGAGCCGATGAAGCAGCCTCCGGCTCCCGTCGAACCGCAGCCGAGCAAGCCCGGCGACATGGCGCAGGCCATTGTCCGCAAGCCGCAGCCCAAGAAGGCCGCCGCCCCGCCGAAACCGGCGCCCGCGGTTGCCGCCGCGCCCCGGCCGACCCGGGTCGCGCAGCCGGACTACTTGCGGAATCCCCCGCCGGTCTATCCCGAGACGGCTCGACAGAAGAAGGAGCAGGGGATCGTCTACGTCTGGGTGAAGATCTCGCCCGCCGGTAGCGTCGAAATGGCGCGGGTCGTTCGCAGCTCGGGCTTTGCCGACCTGGATCAGTCGGCCTTGACCGCCGTCGAGCATTGGCGCTTTCACCCCGCCCTGGCGGGCGTAAAGCCGGTCGAGTCGCAGGCGGTCGTGCCGGTGCGCTTTTACCTTCAGTAG
- a CDS encoding HAMP domain-containing sensor histidine kinase produces MNRRWLTLTAVFGLGFLGVSTIFHWVASAREARFLKSAEHRREMVRWEAAYALAMLTTFSGIGFLVAAAAKQPLRALRRQLSLLDPQNPWQRVHVDERDPEIEALVQEINRLLDRVQETLSEADRASARVAHELKLPLTMARLRMEQAVERVDPAISEQIQAELDRLSHYLDRALLLARAEKGGLVLRWERLRVDELLEELLEGFRLLAEAEGRTIEARMIPAEADADRTYLKQILYNLISNALRHGRGPIYLRLRRNASGITLAVGNRIKRSGVGRSGLGMGKRIVAALVQSHGNMRAAYRLCREWHCARLRIFPKMASG; encoded by the coding sequence ATGAACCGCCGGTGGCTCACGCTGACGGCCGTATTCGGCTTGGGATTCCTCGGAGTGTCCACCATCTTTCACTGGGTGGCCTCGGCACGCGAGGCGCGTTTCCTGAAATCGGCGGAGCACCGCCGCGAGATGGTCCGGTGGGAAGCCGCCTATGCGCTGGCCATGCTCACCACCTTCTCAGGGATCGGGTTCCTGGTAGCGGCCGCGGCCAAGCAGCCGCTCCGGGCGCTCCGCCGCCAACTTTCCCTGCTCGACCCGCAAAACCCCTGGCAGCGAGTCCACGTCGATGAGCGGGATCCGGAGATCGAAGCCTTGGTGCAGGAGATCAACCGGCTGCTCGACCGCGTCCAGGAAACTCTCTCCGAGGCCGACCGTGCTTCGGCACGGGTCGCCCACGAGCTCAAGCTTCCGCTCACGATGGCCCGCCTCCGGATGGAGCAGGCGGTCGAACGGGTCGATCCCGCGATCTCCGAGCAGATCCAAGCGGAGCTCGACCGCCTCAGCCATTACCTCGATCGCGCGCTCCTCCTGGCACGAGCCGAAAAGGGGGGCTTGGTCCTCCGCTGGGAGCGGCTTCGCGTCGACGAGCTCCTGGAAGAGCTCTTGGAAGGCTTCCGCCTGTTGGCCGAAGCCGAAGGGCGGACGATCGAAGCCCGCATGATCCCTGCCGAAGCCGACGCGGATCGCACCTATCTCAAGCAGATCCTCTACAATCTCATCTCCAATGCGCTCCGCCATGGCCGGGGCCCGATTTACCTCCGCCTCCGCCGCAACGCCTCCGGCATCACCCTCGCCGTCGGCAACCGGATCAAGCGCAGCGGCGTGGGCCGATCGGGGCTCGGTATGGGCAAGCGGATCGTGGCCGCGCTCGTCCAGAGCCACGGGAACATGCGCGCCGCCTACCGGCTCTGCCGCGAGTGGCATTGCGCGCGGCTCCGGATCTTCCCCAAAATGGCTAGCGGGTGA
- a CDS encoding response regulator transcription factor, giving the protein MRILIAEDDRKIWKHLKAALQAEGYTAEVAEDGEEALWLAQNYPFDLLILDLMLPERDGISVVRQLRRSGSRLPVLFLTGRADVEDRVRGLDAGADDYLGKPFSTRELLARVRALLRRQSPTLTSRLRFEDIEMDLVARSVTRGDQPIDLTNREFELLRLLIEHAPNPVSKALILEKIWDRCFDSETALVNVHVNHLRQKLHLPGKPPLLQTIRGVGFALRASPPSPAP; this is encoded by the coding sequence ATGAGGATCTTGATTGCCGAAGACGATCGAAAGATCTGGAAGCACCTGAAGGCGGCTCTCCAGGCCGAGGGGTATACGGCCGAGGTGGCCGAGGACGGGGAAGAGGCGCTCTGGCTGGCCCAGAACTATCCTTTCGATCTCCTCATCCTCGACCTCATGCTCCCCGAGCGGGACGGCATCTCGGTGGTTCGCCAGCTCCGGCGTTCCGGATCGCGGCTGCCGGTGCTCTTCCTCACGGGCCGCGCCGACGTCGAGGACCGGGTACGCGGACTGGACGCGGGTGCCGACGATTACCTGGGGAAACCGTTCTCGACCCGGGAGCTGCTCGCGCGCGTGCGCGCCCTTCTCCGGCGGCAGAGCCCGACCTTGACCAGCCGGCTGCGGTTCGAGGACATCGAGATGGATCTGGTAGCGCGATCGGTTACCCGCGGCGATCAGCCGATCGACCTGACCAATCGGGAGTTCGAGCTCCTGCGGCTCCTGATCGAGCACGCCCCCAACCCCGTGAGCAAGGCGCTCATCCTCGAAAAGATCTGGGATCGCTGCTTCGATTCGGAAACCGCGCTGGTCAACGTCCACGTCAACCACTTGCGCCAGAAGCTCCACCTGCCCGGAAAGCCCCCGCTGCTCCAGACGATCCGTGGCGTCGGCTTTGCGCTGCGCGCCTCCCCGCCGTCCCCCGCGCCATGA
- a CDS encoding alpha-keto acid decarboxylase family protein — MKELPSVADRLASRLRSEGIEYLFGVPGDYSLPLFPMFRARGIETINTCDEQGAGFAADAYARIRGIGAACVTYCVGGLKIANAVAEAYAEKSAVIVISGAPGMAERRKDPLLHHKVRNFDTQRKIFEEITVGTAVLDNPDTASSEIDRLLGLARRYHRPVYIEVPRDLMDAPAPPSSALREPEESDPQALAEALEEARQMLLAARCPLILADVEIHRFGLQKELVALTEQTNIPVAATLLGKSVIAETHPHYIGVYEGATGRAEVRDYVDASDCLLLLGVFLTDITVGGSSASLDMGRCIYATSEKLSIRHHSFEGVRLQDFVRGLLKLGIRKEAVPGIAVRPADRETKTPPRPQDRVTVASLFAEINRILSPNIVVIADVGEALFGASELVIRESTEFLSPAYYASLGFAVPASLGAALANPRLRPLVLVGDGAFQMTGVELSTAVRFGLSPIVVLLNNRGYSTERHILDGPFNDLLDWNYCRLPELLGAGRACQARTNQELAEALHAALGQKESYWLIEVRLSPHDRSPALERLAQRLAPEKRPGPVR; from the coding sequence ATGAAAGAACTCCCGAGCGTCGCGGACCGTTTGGCCAGCCGCCTTCGGAGCGAGGGCATCGAATACCTATTCGGGGTGCCGGGCGATTACTCGCTGCCCCTCTTCCCCATGTTCCGGGCGCGCGGCATCGAGACCATCAACACCTGTGATGAGCAGGGCGCGGGCTTTGCGGCCGACGCCTATGCGCGCATCCGGGGCATCGGGGCGGCCTGCGTCACCTACTGCGTCGGCGGCCTGAAAATCGCGAACGCGGTGGCGGAGGCCTATGCCGAGAAATCGGCGGTGATCGTCATCAGCGGAGCTCCCGGGATGGCCGAGCGCAGGAAAGACCCGCTGCTCCATCACAAGGTGCGCAATTTCGATACGCAGCGGAAGATCTTCGAGGAGATCACGGTCGGCACCGCCGTCCTGGATAATCCCGATACCGCCTCGTCGGAGATCGACCGGCTGCTCGGCCTCGCCCGCCGCTACCACCGGCCCGTCTACATCGAGGTGCCTCGGGATCTCATGGATGCACCCGCCCCTCCATCCTCCGCTCTCCGGGAACCCGAGGAGAGCGACCCGCAAGCCCTTGCGGAAGCCTTGGAGGAAGCCCGGCAGATGCTGCTGGCCGCCCGCTGCCCCTTGATCCTAGCCGACGTGGAGATTCACCGCTTCGGCCTCCAAAAGGAGCTCGTCGCCCTCACGGAACAGACGAACATTCCGGTCGCGGCCACGCTGCTCGGCAAATCGGTCATCGCGGAGACCCATCCTCACTATATCGGAGTCTATGAGGGCGCGACCGGACGGGCCGAGGTGCGCGACTATGTAGACGCGAGCGACTGCCTCCTCCTCTTGGGAGTCTTCCTGACCGACATCACGGTGGGAGGAAGCTCGGCTTCCCTGGATATGGGCCGCTGCATCTATGCGACCAGCGAGAAGCTCTCGATCCGCCACCACTCCTTCGAGGGCGTGCGGCTGCAAGATTTCGTTCGGGGCCTCCTCAAGCTGGGTATCCGCAAGGAAGCCGTGCCGGGCATCGCGGTGCGCCCCGCCGACCGGGAAACAAAAACGCCGCCGCGGCCGCAGGACCGGGTCACGGTCGCCTCGCTCTTCGCCGAGATCAACCGGATCCTAAGCCCGAATATCGTGGTGATCGCCGATGTCGGCGAAGCCCTCTTCGGCGCCTCGGAGCTGGTCATTCGGGAATCGACCGAGTTCCTGAGCCCCGCGTATTACGCCTCGCTCGGATTCGCGGTTCCGGCCTCGCTGGGAGCCGCGCTCGCCAATCCCCGGCTGCGTCCCTTAGTCCTGGTGGGAGACGGTGCCTTCCAGATGACGGGGGTGGAGCTCTCGACCGCGGTCCGGTTCGGCTTGAGTCCGATCGTAGTCCTGCTCAACAACCGCGGCTACTCGACCGAGCGGCATATTCTCGACGGACCGTTCAACGACCTGCTGGATTGGAACTACTGCCGGCTTCCCGAGCTCCTGGGAGCCGGCCGTGCCTGCCAAGCCCGAACCAACCAGGAGCTCGCAGAAGCTCTTCATGCCGCGCTGGGCCAGAAAGAATCCTATTGGCTGATCGAGGTTCGCTTGAGCCCCCACGACCGCTCGCCCGCCCTCGAGCGACTGGCCCAGCGCCTCGCACCGGAAAAGCGCCCGGGTCCCGTTCGTTAG